A DNA window from Pogona vitticeps strain Pit_001003342236 chromosome 2, PviZW2.1, whole genome shotgun sequence contains the following coding sequences:
- the HEXD gene encoding hexosaminidase D isoform X1, whose translation MGLLREGAVVRAKPVNDACPVKSGSRHRHQKVFGHIGFFQLKGILIDFAPCSTGRNMEENRLIVSSPFELHLIHLDLKGAPPKVSYLAEIFPLFHALGANGVLLEYEDMFPYDGELMPLRASDAYSPSEIKEILKLAKLHELEIIPLIQTFGHMEFVLKHKEFSHLREVAMFPNTVNPHKEESLRLISAMIEQVVALHSDIRWFHVGCDEVYYLGEGEESKQWLQEGGNTIEKLCLAHMKAVAGHLVSAHPGIKPVVWDDMLRGMSEETLRGSGIAELVELMLWDYSPDLDVDSKVRLLEKYRKCDFSKLWFASAFKGATGVNQGLTLIGHHLKNHQQWLKVAESSPAGIIQGIALTGWQRYDHFSVLCELLPVGIPSLAVCLQTLKNGGYSEKVKEDVEKFLGISSLEIDTFMSDVSATFPGSEILSLVTQITFFLKPSVNELLENNRYVTGWFSPYHRKRKKIHPIMIHHFQPDALRLLTKWTTVTQELQAAMDKVFYASAAEEWMEENIQPSLQRLQETVDDLDRAIQALS comes from the exons ATGGGTTTGCTAAGGGAGGGGGCTGTggtgagagcaaaacctgtaaatgatgcCTGTCCAGTGAAATCTGGAAGTaggcacagacaccagaaggtattTGGCCACATTGGTTTTTTCCAGTTGAAAG GTATATTAATTGATTTTGCTCCTTGCAGTACTGGAAGGAATATGGAGGAAAACAGATTGATAGTTTCTTCTCCATTTGAACTGCACCTGATACATCTGGATCTCAAGGGAGCTCCCCCAAAGGTTTCATACCTGGCAGAG ATCTTCCCTTTGTTCCATGCCCTGGGTGCAAATGGTGTTCTCCTGGAGTATGAAGATATGTTCCCTTATGATGGGGAGCTGATGCCACTCCGTGCAAGTGATGCATACAG tcCCTCTGAGattaaagaaattttaaaactggcaaagtTGCATGAGTTAGAGATCATTCCTTTGATTCAGACTTTTGGACACATGGAG TTTGTCCTGAAGCACAAAGAATTCTCTCACTTACGGGAAGTGGCCATGTTCCCTAATACTGTGAATCCCCATAAAGAGGAATCCCTCAGACTGATCAGTGCCATGATAGAACAAGTGGTAGCACTGCACAGTGACATCCGATGGTTTCACGTTGGCTGTGACGAG GTGTATTACCTTGGTGAAGGAGAGGAATCCAAGCAGTGGCTGCAGGAAGGAGGAAATACCATTGAAAAGCTGTGCCTTGCCCACATGAAAGCAGTGGCCGGCCACCTGGTTTCGGCTCACCCTGGCATTAAGCCTGTGGTGTGGGATGATATGCTGAGGGGAATGAGTGAAGAAACACTGAGAG GTTCTGGAATAGCAGAACTTGTTGAGCTGATGCTCTGGGACTACTCTCCTGACCTTGATGTGGACAGTAAAG TCAGACTTCTAGAAAAGTACCGGAAGTGTGACTTCTCGAAGCTCTGGTTTGCCAGTGCTTTCAAAGGGGCCACTGGCGTGAACCAGGGTTTGACCCTCATTGGACACCACCTTAAAAACCACCAGCAGTGGTTGAAAGTGGCTGAGAGCAGTCCTGCCGGGATCATCCAAGGGATTGCACTGACTGGCTGGCAAAG ATATGATCACTTCTCTGTTCTGTGCGAGCTTTTGCCTGTGGGAATCCCGTCACTAGCTGTATGTCTGCAAACACTAAAGAACG GTGGCTACTCAGAAAAGGTGAAAGAGGATGTAGAAAAATTCCTGGGAATCTCCAGTTTGGAAATAGACACCTTCATGAG TGATGTTTCTGCAACTTTCCCAGGAAGTGAAATTCTCTCGCTTGTGACCCAAATTACATTTTTTCTCAAACCTTCAGTGAATGAACTTCTGGAAAACAACAG GTATGTCACAGGCTGGTTCAGCCCTTaccacagaaagagaaagaagatccATCCTATCATGATTCATCACTTTCAGCCAGATGCATTAAG GCTTCTGACAAAGTGGACTACTGTGACCCAAGAACTACAAGCAGCCATGGACAAGGTCTTTTATGCTTCTGCTGCAGAAGAATGGATGGAGGAGAACATCCAGCCCAGCCTGCAAAGACTTCAAGAAACAGTAGATGATTTGGACAGAGCAATACAAGCATTATCATAA
- the CYBC1 gene encoding cytochrome b-245 chaperone 1 isoform X2, with protein MYMLVEKHSNSVLHLKRSPSIRSWSVLVGIASVGLAAAYYSEDSLGWKIFYLAGCLFVAVQNLEEWEEAVFEKDTGKVFLKTFNLYKKLLTLSRAGSEQVVVPLDEIQAANVEEEKVRYFGKGYLVVLRFGTGFSHPLTQSAVMGSRSDVEAVAKLVTNFLELNKVPAHQDFDDSSETDVTDEEEPKDK; from the exons ATGTATATGCTGGTAGAAAAGCACTCAAACTCTGTTCTTCATCTGAAGAGGTCACCTAGTATCAGATCCTGGTCTGTCCTTGTTG gGATCGCCTCTGTTGGCCTGGCTGCTGCTTACTATAGTGAGG ATAGTTTGGGATGGAAAATCTTCTATCTTGCTGGCTGTCTTTTTGTAGCTGTGCAGAATCTGGAGGAATGGGAG gAAGCTGTATTTGAAAAGGATACAGGGAAGGTCTTCCTAAAGACATTCAACCTTTACAAAAAGCTGTTGACCCTGTCAAGGGCTGGCAGTGAGCAAG TGGTGGTTCCGCTGGATGAAATTCAGGCGGCAAATGTGGAAGAAGAGAAAGTCCGTTATTTTGGGAAAGGATACCTAGTCGTGTTACGATTTGGCACTGGGTTTTCACATCCTCTAACACAGAGTGCAGTCATGGGCAGCAGAAG TGATGTAGAGGCTGTGGCCAAGCTCGTTACCAACTTTCTTGAACTGAACAAGGTGCCAGCTCACCAGGACTTTGATGACAGCAGTGAAACTGATGTTACTGATGAAGAGGAACCCAAGGATAAGTAG
- the HEXD gene encoding hexosaminidase D isoform X3, with translation MFPYDGELMPLRASDAYSPSEIKEILKLAKLHELEIIPLIQTFGHMEFVLKHKEFSHLREVAMFPNTVNPHKEESLRLISAMIEQVVALHSDIRWFHVGCDEVYYLGEGEESKQWLQEGGNTIEKLCLAHMKAVAGHLVSAHPGIKPVVWDDMLRGMSEETLRGSGIAELVELMLWDYSPDLDVDSKVRLLEKYRKCDFSKLWFASAFKGATGVNQGLTLIGHHLKNHQQWLKVAESSPAGIIQGIALTGWQRYDHFSVLCELLPVGIPSLAVCLQTLKNGGYSEKVKEDVEKFLGISSLEIDTFMSDVSATFPGSEILSLVTQITFFLKPSVNELLENNRYVTGWFSPYHRKRKKIHPIMIHHFQPDALRLLTKWTTVTQELQAAMDKVFYASAAEEWMEENIQPSLQRLQETVDDLDRAIQALS, from the exons ATGTTCCCTTATGATGGGGAGCTGATGCCACTCCGTGCAAGTGATGCATACAG tcCCTCTGAGattaaagaaattttaaaactggcaaagtTGCATGAGTTAGAGATCATTCCTTTGATTCAGACTTTTGGACACATGGAG TTTGTCCTGAAGCACAAAGAATTCTCTCACTTACGGGAAGTGGCCATGTTCCCTAATACTGTGAATCCCCATAAAGAGGAATCCCTCAGACTGATCAGTGCCATGATAGAACAAGTGGTAGCACTGCACAGTGACATCCGATGGTTTCACGTTGGCTGTGACGAG GTGTATTACCTTGGTGAAGGAGAGGAATCCAAGCAGTGGCTGCAGGAAGGAGGAAATACCATTGAAAAGCTGTGCCTTGCCCACATGAAAGCAGTGGCCGGCCACCTGGTTTCGGCTCACCCTGGCATTAAGCCTGTGGTGTGGGATGATATGCTGAGGGGAATGAGTGAAGAAACACTGAGAG GTTCTGGAATAGCAGAACTTGTTGAGCTGATGCTCTGGGACTACTCTCCTGACCTTGATGTGGACAGTAAAG TCAGACTTCTAGAAAAGTACCGGAAGTGTGACTTCTCGAAGCTCTGGTTTGCCAGTGCTTTCAAAGGGGCCACTGGCGTGAACCAGGGTTTGACCCTCATTGGACACCACCTTAAAAACCACCAGCAGTGGTTGAAAGTGGCTGAGAGCAGTCCTGCCGGGATCATCCAAGGGATTGCACTGACTGGCTGGCAAAG ATATGATCACTTCTCTGTTCTGTGCGAGCTTTTGCCTGTGGGAATCCCGTCACTAGCTGTATGTCTGCAAACACTAAAGAACG GTGGCTACTCAGAAAAGGTGAAAGAGGATGTAGAAAAATTCCTGGGAATCTCCAGTTTGGAAATAGACACCTTCATGAG TGATGTTTCTGCAACTTTCCCAGGAAGTGAAATTCTCTCGCTTGTGACCCAAATTACATTTTTTCTCAAACCTTCAGTGAATGAACTTCTGGAAAACAACAG GTATGTCACAGGCTGGTTCAGCCCTTaccacagaaagagaaagaagatccATCCTATCATGATTCATCACTTTCAGCCAGATGCATTAAG GCTTCTGACAAAGTGGACTACTGTGACCCAAGAACTACAAGCAGCCATGGACAAGGTCTTTTATGCTTCTGCTGCAGAAGAATGGATGGAGGAGAACATCCAGCCCAGCCTGCAAAGACTTCAAGAAACAGTAGATGATTTGGACAGAGCAATACAAGCATTATCATAA
- the HEXD gene encoding hexosaminidase D isoform X4: MEFVLKHKEFSHLREVAMFPNTVNPHKEESLRLISAMIEQVVALHSDIRWFHVGCDEVYYLGEGEESKQWLQEGGNTIEKLCLAHMKAVAGHLVSAHPGIKPVVWDDMLRGMSEETLRGSGIAELVELMLWDYSPDLDVDSKVRLLEKYRKCDFSKLWFASAFKGATGVNQGLTLIGHHLKNHQQWLKVAESSPAGIIQGIALTGWQRYDHFSVLCELLPVGIPSLAVCLQTLKNGGYSEKVKEDVEKFLGISSLEIDTFMSDVSATFPGSEILSLVTQITFFLKPSVNELLENNRYVTGWFSPYHRKRKKIHPIMIHHFQPDALRLLTKWTTVTQELQAAMDKVFYASAAEEWMEENIQPSLQRLQETVDDLDRAIQALS; encoded by the exons ATGGAG TTTGTCCTGAAGCACAAAGAATTCTCTCACTTACGGGAAGTGGCCATGTTCCCTAATACTGTGAATCCCCATAAAGAGGAATCCCTCAGACTGATCAGTGCCATGATAGAACAAGTGGTAGCACTGCACAGTGACATCCGATGGTTTCACGTTGGCTGTGACGAG GTGTATTACCTTGGTGAAGGAGAGGAATCCAAGCAGTGGCTGCAGGAAGGAGGAAATACCATTGAAAAGCTGTGCCTTGCCCACATGAAAGCAGTGGCCGGCCACCTGGTTTCGGCTCACCCTGGCATTAAGCCTGTGGTGTGGGATGATATGCTGAGGGGAATGAGTGAAGAAACACTGAGAG GTTCTGGAATAGCAGAACTTGTTGAGCTGATGCTCTGGGACTACTCTCCTGACCTTGATGTGGACAGTAAAG TCAGACTTCTAGAAAAGTACCGGAAGTGTGACTTCTCGAAGCTCTGGTTTGCCAGTGCTTTCAAAGGGGCCACTGGCGTGAACCAGGGTTTGACCCTCATTGGACACCACCTTAAAAACCACCAGCAGTGGTTGAAAGTGGCTGAGAGCAGTCCTGCCGGGATCATCCAAGGGATTGCACTGACTGGCTGGCAAAG ATATGATCACTTCTCTGTTCTGTGCGAGCTTTTGCCTGTGGGAATCCCGTCACTAGCTGTATGTCTGCAAACACTAAAGAACG GTGGCTACTCAGAAAAGGTGAAAGAGGATGTAGAAAAATTCCTGGGAATCTCCAGTTTGGAAATAGACACCTTCATGAG TGATGTTTCTGCAACTTTCCCAGGAAGTGAAATTCTCTCGCTTGTGACCCAAATTACATTTTTTCTCAAACCTTCAGTGAATGAACTTCTGGAAAACAACAG GTATGTCACAGGCTGGTTCAGCCCTTaccacagaaagagaaagaagatccATCCTATCATGATTCATCACTTTCAGCCAGATGCATTAAG GCTTCTGACAAAGTGGACTACTGTGACCCAAGAACTACAAGCAGCCATGGACAAGGTCTTTTATGCTTCTGCTGCAGAAGAATGGATGGAGGAGAACATCCAGCCCAGCCTGCAAAGACTTCAAGAAACAGTAGATGATTTGGACAGAGCAATACAAGCATTATCATAA
- the HEXD gene encoding hexosaminidase D isoform X2, whose product MEENRLIVSSPFELHLIHLDLKGAPPKVSYLAEIFPLFHALGANGVLLEYEDMFPYDGELMPLRASDAYSPSEIKEILKLAKLHELEIIPLIQTFGHMEFVLKHKEFSHLREVAMFPNTVNPHKEESLRLISAMIEQVVALHSDIRWFHVGCDEVYYLGEGEESKQWLQEGGNTIEKLCLAHMKAVAGHLVSAHPGIKPVVWDDMLRGMSEETLRGSGIAELVELMLWDYSPDLDVDSKVRLLEKYRKCDFSKLWFASAFKGATGVNQGLTLIGHHLKNHQQWLKVAESSPAGIIQGIALTGWQRYDHFSVLCELLPVGIPSLAVCLQTLKNGGYSEKVKEDVEKFLGISSLEIDTFMSDVSATFPGSEILSLVTQITFFLKPSVNELLENNRYVTGWFSPYHRKRKKIHPIMIHHFQPDALRLLTKWTTVTQELQAAMDKVFYASAAEEWMEENIQPSLQRLQETVDDLDRAIQALS is encoded by the exons ATGGAGGAAAACAGATTGATAGTTTCTTCTCCATTTGAACTGCACCTGATACATCTGGATCTCAAGGGAGCTCCCCCAAAGGTTTCATACCTGGCAGAG ATCTTCCCTTTGTTCCATGCCCTGGGTGCAAATGGTGTTCTCCTGGAGTATGAAGATATGTTCCCTTATGATGGGGAGCTGATGCCACTCCGTGCAAGTGATGCATACAG tcCCTCTGAGattaaagaaattttaaaactggcaaagtTGCATGAGTTAGAGATCATTCCTTTGATTCAGACTTTTGGACACATGGAG TTTGTCCTGAAGCACAAAGAATTCTCTCACTTACGGGAAGTGGCCATGTTCCCTAATACTGTGAATCCCCATAAAGAGGAATCCCTCAGACTGATCAGTGCCATGATAGAACAAGTGGTAGCACTGCACAGTGACATCCGATGGTTTCACGTTGGCTGTGACGAG GTGTATTACCTTGGTGAAGGAGAGGAATCCAAGCAGTGGCTGCAGGAAGGAGGAAATACCATTGAAAAGCTGTGCCTTGCCCACATGAAAGCAGTGGCCGGCCACCTGGTTTCGGCTCACCCTGGCATTAAGCCTGTGGTGTGGGATGATATGCTGAGGGGAATGAGTGAAGAAACACTGAGAG GTTCTGGAATAGCAGAACTTGTTGAGCTGATGCTCTGGGACTACTCTCCTGACCTTGATGTGGACAGTAAAG TCAGACTTCTAGAAAAGTACCGGAAGTGTGACTTCTCGAAGCTCTGGTTTGCCAGTGCTTTCAAAGGGGCCACTGGCGTGAACCAGGGTTTGACCCTCATTGGACACCACCTTAAAAACCACCAGCAGTGGTTGAAAGTGGCTGAGAGCAGTCCTGCCGGGATCATCCAAGGGATTGCACTGACTGGCTGGCAAAG ATATGATCACTTCTCTGTTCTGTGCGAGCTTTTGCCTGTGGGAATCCCGTCACTAGCTGTATGTCTGCAAACACTAAAGAACG GTGGCTACTCAGAAAAGGTGAAAGAGGATGTAGAAAAATTCCTGGGAATCTCCAGTTTGGAAATAGACACCTTCATGAG TGATGTTTCTGCAACTTTCCCAGGAAGTGAAATTCTCTCGCTTGTGACCCAAATTACATTTTTTCTCAAACCTTCAGTGAATGAACTTCTGGAAAACAACAG GTATGTCACAGGCTGGTTCAGCCCTTaccacagaaagagaaagaagatccATCCTATCATGATTCATCACTTTCAGCCAGATGCATTAAG GCTTCTGACAAAGTGGACTACTGTGACCCAAGAACTACAAGCAGCCATGGACAAGGTCTTTTATGCTTCTGCTGCAGAAGAATGGATGGAGGAGAACATCCAGCCCAGCCTGCAAAGACTTCAAGAAACAGTAGATGATTTGGACAGAGCAATACAAGCATTATCATAA
- the CYBC1 gene encoding cytochrome b-245 chaperone 1 isoform X1: protein MYMLVEKHSNSVLHLKRSPSIRSWSVLVGIASVGLAAAYYSEDSLGWKIFYLAGCLFVAVQNLEEWEEAVFEKDTGKVFLKTFNLYKKLLTLSRAGSEQVVVVPLDEIQAANVEEEKVRYFGKGYLVVLRFGTGFSHPLTQSAVMGSRSDVEAVAKLVTNFLELNKVPAHQDFDDSSETDVTDEEEPKDK, encoded by the exons ATGTATATGCTGGTAGAAAAGCACTCAAACTCTGTTCTTCATCTGAAGAGGTCACCTAGTATCAGATCCTGGTCTGTCCTTGTTG gGATCGCCTCTGTTGGCCTGGCTGCTGCTTACTATAGTGAGG ATAGTTTGGGATGGAAAATCTTCTATCTTGCTGGCTGTCTTTTTGTAGCTGTGCAGAATCTGGAGGAATGGGAG gAAGCTGTATTTGAAAAGGATACAGGGAAGGTCTTCCTAAAGACATTCAACCTTTACAAAAAGCTGTTGACCCTGTCAAGGGCTGGCAGTGAGCAAG TAGTGGTGGTTCCGCTGGATGAAATTCAGGCGGCAAATGTGGAAGAAGAGAAAGTCCGTTATTTTGGGAAAGGATACCTAGTCGTGTTACGATTTGGCACTGGGTTTTCACATCCTCTAACACAGAGTGCAGTCATGGGCAGCAGAAG TGATGTAGAGGCTGTGGCCAAGCTCGTTACCAACTTTCTTGAACTGAACAAGGTGCCAGCTCACCAGGACTTTGATGACAGCAGTGAAACTGATGTTACTGATGAAGAGGAACCCAAGGATAAGTAG